A DNA window from Vigna unguiculata cultivar IT97K-499-35 chromosome 10, ASM411807v1, whole genome shotgun sequence contains the following coding sequences:
- the LOC114166569 gene encoding MDIS1-interacting receptor like kinase 2-like, whose amino-acid sequence MNESIMRKCVCSLVLMAFCMMPELASVFGATISPSSINQERQALLNTGWWNDYRNISDHCDWEGISCNEAGTVTAIESWHMKTPSSKELLWIDKLNFTAFPNLVSLYLTGMGLRGTIPTAIGSLTNLSNLFLYNNHLHGSIPPQLGNLTQLQVLSLYNNSLVGSIPSTLGNLKSLYGLYLDSNDLEGSIPTEIGNLTKLSELSLFNNLLTGSIPPNLGQLESLTNFFLQANQIIGVIPVEFGNLKSLQTLYLSNNSLSGSIPPTLGRLGNLKHLFLDSNQIEGHIPEELGNLSKLEVLQLSHNKISGILPPKLLQMDKMSSLYLSSNQLCGSIPLKTMKCPYHTGVDLSHNLFNGTITSEIGCINDLSLSHNFLVGEIPFLFRRSFILSRLDLSYNNFSGKIHKELASLSYINLAYNSFDFSQDLDSKSNLPDYCYFQEDSLINDHHMPNFTYCHLLHQTNPQTRKSKPMIMLIVLPIIFFILLLLLSILYFSRCKPKKKCEGIETKNGDLFSIWNYDGKIAFEDIIEATEDFDLKYCIGTGAYGSVYRAQLPSGNIVALKKLHRVESQNPSFDKSFRNEVKMLTEIRHKNIVKLHGFCLHNRCMFLVYQYMERGSLFYILNNEVEAKELNWSKRVNVIKGMAQALSYMHHDCSPPIVHRDVTSSNVLLNSQLEACVSDFGTARLLDPDSSNQTLVVGTYGYIAPELAYTLRVTEKCDVFSFGVVTMETLMGKHPRELISASSNPTTQNMLVKDLLDSRLPLPLRKDAQDIYLVINVALSCLCFKPNLRPSMQQVTEKLSSFKFPLNLPFHEIFIHQVMSQDIFHLSSNFQE is encoded by the exons ATGAATGAATCAATTATGAGAAAGTGTGTTTGCAGTTTGGTGCTTATGGCCTTCTGTATGATGCCTGAGCTAGCATCTGTGTTTGGTGCCACCATCTCTCCTTCTTCCATCAATCAGGAACGACAGGCTTTGCTCAACACCGGTTGGTGGAATGATTACCGTAATATCTCTGACCATTGTGATTGGGAGGGTATCTCTTGCAATGAAGCTGGAACTGTTACTGCTATTGAAAGTTGGCACATGAAGACTCCTTCATCAAAAGAATTGCTTTGGATAGATAAGTTGAACTTCACTGCCTTCCCCAATTTAGTCTCTCTGTATCTAACTGGAATGGGTCTTAGAGGAACCATCCCCACAGCAATAGGCTCACTTACTAACCTTAGCAATCTCTTCTTGTATAACAATCATCTCCATG GTTCAATACCACCGCAACTTGGCAACTTGACACAATTGCAAGTTTTATCTCTCTATAATAATTCTCTAGTGGGTTCAATCCCATCTACACTGGGTAATTTGAAGAGTTTGTACGGTCTCTATCTTGATTCAAACGATCTTGAAGGTAGCATTCCAACAGAAATCGGGAATTTGACAAAATTAAGTGAATTATCTCTCTTCAATAATTTACTCACAGGTTCAATTCCTCCTAATTTGGGTCAACTAGAAAGCTTGACAAACTTCTTTCTTCAAGCCAACCAAATTATCGGTGTTATACCAGTAGAATTTGGAAATTTGAAAAGTTTACAAACATTATATCTCTCAAATAATTCTCTCAGTGGTTCAATCCCTCCTACTTTGGGTCGTTTGGGGAATTTGAAACATCTCTTCCTTGATTCTAACCAAATAGAAGGTCACATTCCAGAAGAATTAGGAAATTTGTCCAAATTGGAAGTTTTGCAACTTTCTCATAATAAGATTTCAGGAATATTACCTCCAAAACTTTTGCAAATGGACAAAATGTCCTCTTTATATCTCTCGTCAAATCAGTTATGTGGTTCAATACCATTAAAAACCATGAAATGTCCCTATCATACAGGAGTTGATTTGAGCCATAACTTATTTAATGGGACAATAACCTCTGAAATTGGTTGTATAAATGACCTCAGTCTGAGTCACAATTTTCTTGTTGGTGAGATTCCATTTCTTTTTAGAAGAAGCTTCATACTTAGTCGATTGGATCttagttataataatttttcgGGCAAAATACACAAGGAACTTGCTAGTCTATCATACATAAACCTTGCATACAATTCCTTTGACTTCTCACAAGACCTTGACTCAAAATCAAACCTACCAGATTACTGCTATTTCCAGGAAGACTCATTAATCAATGATCACCACATGCCCAATTTCACATACTGCCACTTGCTCCACCAAACAAATCCTCAAACTAGGAAAAGTAAGCCTATGATCATGTTAATTGTTCTTcctatcattttcttcattcttttattactcctttcaatattatatttctcAAGATGTAAGCCTAAGAAAAAGTGTGAAGGAATAGAAACAAAGAATGGAGACTTGTTTTCTATATGGAACTATGATGGTAAAATTGCATTTGAGGATATCATTGAAGCAACCGAAGACTTTGACCTCAAGTACTGTATCGGGACAGGCGCATATGGCAGTGTTTATAGAGCACAACTACCCAGTGGAAATATTGTTGCATTAAAAAAGCTCCACCGTGTGGAATCTCAAAATCCATCATTTGACAAAAGTTTTAGGAATGAGGTGAAGATGTTAACAGAAATCCGTCATAAAAATATCGTAAAGCTTCATGGCTTTTGCCTCCACAACCGGTGCATGTTTCTGGTATATCAATACATGGAAAGAGGTagtctattttatattttgaataatgagGTGGAAGCTAAGGAGCTGAATTGGAGTAAGAGGGTAAATGTCATTAAAGGGATGGCACAAGCTTTATCCTACATGCATCATGATTGCAGCCCACCAATTGTTCATCGAGATGTAACAAGTAGTAATGTTCTATTAAACTCACAATTAGAGGCTTGTGTCTCAGACTTTGGCACAGCTAGACTCCTTGATCCTGATTCTTCAAATCAAACCTTGGTAGTTGGGACTTATGGCTACATTGCCCCAG AGCTTGCTTATACATTAAGAGTGACAGAAAAATGTGATGTTTTTAGTTTTGGGGTGGTGACTATGGAAACATTAATGGGAAAACATCCTAGAGAGCTAATATCAGCTTCATCAAACCCAACTACTCAAAATATGTTGGTGAAAGATCTCTTGGATTCAcgtcttcctcttcctcttcggAAAGATGCTCAAGATATATATCTTGTGATAAATGTAGCATTATCATGTTTGTGCTTCAAACCAAACTTGAGGCCATCAATGCAGCAAGTGACTGAGAAACTCTCTAGTTTCAAATTCCCATTAAATTTGCCTTTCCATGAAATTTTCATCCATCAAGTGATGAGTCAAGACATATTTCATCTTTCATCCAATTTTCAAGAATGA
- the LOC114165533 gene encoding MDIS1-interacting receptor like kinase 2-like: MAELSSVIGSMSPSSINQERQALLHSGWWNDYQNISSDHCHWPGIFCNEAGSVTYIYSGSMKIPSSKELLWIVNLNITAFPNLVNLDLSGMGLRGSIPTEIGSLTNLTSLVLSNNRLQGSIPPTLGRLEKLVHLYLHSNQIEGHIPEELGNLSRLELLQLSHNKISGLLPPKLLEMDQMSSLNLSSNQLCGSIPLKTMRCPFASIVDLSHNLFNGNITSQIGCVHDLNLSHNFLDGEIPFLFTWSSELSRLDLSYNNLSGKVHKELASLSYINLSYNSFDFSQNLNSVSEVPNYCFFHEDSLINDHRMPNFTYCHLLNQTNAQTRKSKLVIMLIVLPIIFFNLLLLLSILYFSRCKPKKKCEGIATKNGDLFSIWNYDGKIAFEDIIEATEDFDLKYCIGTGAYGSVYRAQLPSGNIVALKKLHRVESQNPSFDKSFRNEVKMLTEIRHKNIVKLHGFCLHNRCMFLVYQYMERGSLFYILNNEVEAKELNWSKRVNVIKGMAQALSYMHHDCTTPIVHRDVTSSNVLLNSQLEACVSDFGTARLLDPDSSNQTLVVGTYGYIAPELAYTLSVTEKCDVYSFGVVALEMLMGKHPRELISSLSNPTTQNMLVSDLLDSRLPLPLQKDAPDIDLVVNIALSCLCSKPNLRPSMQQVAEKLSSFKLQMPFHEVSIHQVIGQDIF; encoded by the exons ATGGCTGAGCTATCATCTGTGATTGGCAGCATGTCTCCTTCTTCCATCAATCAAGAACGACAAGCATTGCTCCACAGTGGTTGGTGGAATGATTACCAAAATATCTCATCAGACCATTGTCATTGGCCGGGTATCTTTTGCAATGAAGCTGGAAGTGTTACTTACATTTACAGTGGGTCCATGAAGATTCCTTCATCAAAAGAATTGCTTTGGATTGTGAACTTAAATATCACTGCCTTCCCCAATTTAGTGAATTTGGATCTAAGTGGAATGGGTCTTAGAGGAAGCATCCCCACAGAAATAGGCTCACTTACAAACCTTACCTCTCTTGTCCTGTCCAACAATCGTCTCCAAG GTTCAATCCCTCCTACTTTAGGTCGATTGGAGAAATTGGTACATCTCTATCTTCATTCTAATCAAATAGAAGGCCACATACCCGAAGAATTAGGAAATTTGTCCAGATTGGAACTTTTGCAACTATCTCATAATAAGATTTCGGGTTTATTACCTCCAAAACTTTTGGAAATGGACCAAATGTCTTCTTTAAATCTCTCGTCAAATCAATTATGTGGTTCAATCCCATTAAAAACCATGAGATGTCCCTTTGCTTCAATAGTTGATTTGAGCCATAACTTGTTTAATGGAAACATAACCTCTCAAATTGGTTGTGTACATGACCTTAATCTTAGTCACAATTTTCTTGATGGTGAGATTCCATTTCTTTTTACATGGAGCTCCGAACTTAGTCGATTGGATCTCAGTTATAATAATCTCTCAGGTAAAGTACATAAGGAACTTGCTAGTCTATCATACATAAACCTTTCGTACAATTCCTTTGATTTCTCACAAAATCTTAACTCAGTATCAGAGGTACCAAACTACTGTTTTTTTCATGAAGATTCATTAATCAATGATCACCGCATGCCCAATTTCACATACTGCCACTTGCTCAACCAAACAAATGCTCAAACTAGGAAAAGTAAGCTTGTAATCATGTTAATTGTCCTTcctatcattttcttcaatCTTTTACTACTcctttcaatattatatttctcAAGATGTAAGCCTAAGAAAAAGTGTGAAGGAATAGCAACAAAGAATGGAGACTTGTTTTCTATATGGAACTATGATGGTAAAATTGCATTTGAGGATATCATTGAAGCAACTGAAGACTTTGACCTCAAGTACTGTATTGGGACTGGCGCATATGGCAGTGTTTATAGAGCACAACTACCCAGTGGAAATATTGTTGCGTTAAAAAAGCTCCACCGTGTGGAATCTCAAAACCCATCATTTGACAAAAGTTTTCGGAATGAGGTGAAGATGTTAACAGAAATCCGTCATAAAAATATCGTAAAGCTTCATGGCTTTTGCCTCCACAACCGGTGCATGTTTCTGGTATATCAATACATGGAAAGAGGTagtctattttatattttgaataatgagGTGGAAGCTAAGGAGCTGAATTGGAGTAAGAGGGTAAATGTGATTAAAGGGATGGCACAAGCTTTATCCTACATGCATCATGATTGTACCACACCAATTGTTCATCGAGACGTAACAAGTAGTAATGTTCTATTAAACTCACAATTAGAGGCTTGTGTCTCAGACTTTGGCACAGCTAGACTCCTTGATCCTGATTCTTCAAATCAAACCTTGGTAGTTGGCACCTATGGCTACATTGCTCCAG AGCTTGCTTATACATTGAGTGTGACAGAAAAGTGTGATGTTTATAGTTTTGGAGTGGTGGCTTTGGAAATGTTAATGGGAAAACATCCAAGAGAGTTAATCTCATCTTTATCCAACCCAACTACTCAAAATATGTTGGTGAGCGATCTTTTGGATTCACGTCTTCCTCTCCCTCTTCAAAAAGATGCTCCAGATATAGATCTTGTGGTAAATATAGCACTATCATGTTTATGCTCCAAGCCAAACTTGAGGCCATCAATGCAACAAGTTGCTGAGAAACTCTCTAGTTTCAAATTACAAATGCCCTTCCATGAAGTTTCTATCCATCAAGTGATCGGTCAAGACATATTTTAA